One Maribacter cobaltidurans genomic window carries:
- the ilvC gene encoding ketol-acid reductoisomerase yields the protein MSNYFNTLSLRDQLTQLGKCRFMDPAEFSDGVTALKGKKIVIVGCGAQGLNQGLNMRDSGLDIAYTLRDAAIKEKRQSYINATENGFTVGTYEELIPSADLVINLTPDKQHTQVVGAVMPLMKKGATLSYSHGFNIVEEGTKIREDLTVIMVAPKSPGSEVREEYKRGFGVPTLIAVHPENDPEGKGLEQAKAYAAATGGHKAGVLESSFVAEVKSDLMGEQTILCGLLQTGSILCFDKMIEKGIEPGYASKLIQYGWETITEGMKYGGITNMMDRLSNPAKIKAFELSEELKDIMRPLFQKHMDDIMTGHFSKTMMEDWANDDKNLLTWRAETGETAFEKTPAGDNEITEQEYYDNGVLMVAMVRAGVELAYESMTESGIIGESAYYESLHETPLIANTIARKKLFEMNRVISDTAEYGCYLFDHACKPLLADFMKKIDVDVIGKHYGEGEDNDVDNAKLIAVNKQLREHPVEIVGARLRESMTAMKPIV from the coding sequence ATGTCAAACTACTTTAATACGCTGTCGTTAAGAGACCAATTAACACAATTGGGAAAATGTAGATTTATGGACCCAGCTGAATTTTCAGATGGTGTAACTGCTCTAAAAGGAAAGAAAATTGTAATCGTTGGTTGCGGTGCCCAAGGGTTGAACCAAGGATTGAACATGAGGGATTCCGGATTGGATATTGCGTATACTCTTAGGGATGCTGCCATTAAAGAAAAGAGACAATCCTACATCAATGCCACGGAAAATGGCTTTACCGTTGGAACATATGAAGAACTTATTCCAAGTGCGGACTTGGTCATTAATCTTACTCCGGATAAACAACATACACAGGTAGTTGGCGCAGTAATGCCACTAATGAAAAAAGGTGCCACATTATCCTATTCCCATGGTTTTAATATTGTGGAAGAAGGAACAAAAATTAGGGAAGACCTTACCGTAATTATGGTTGCGCCGAAGAGTCCAGGCTCAGAAGTGAGGGAAGAGTACAAAAGAGGATTTGGGGTGCCAACTTTGATTGCCGTTCATCCAGAGAATGATCCCGAGGGAAAAGGATTAGAGCAGGCCAAGGCCTATGCCGCTGCAACGGGTGGTCATAAAGCCGGTGTTTTGGAATCTTCCTTTGTTGCCGAGGTTAAATCGGATCTTATGGGAGAGCAGACCATTCTATGTGGATTGCTGCAAACAGGTTCCATTCTTTGTTTTGATAAAATGATCGAGAAAGGAATCGAACCGGGATATGCTTCCAAATTGATTCAGTATGGTTGGGAAACCATTACCGAGGGAATGAAATATGGTGGAATCACCAATATGATGGATCGTTTATCCAATCCTGCAAAAATAAAGGCATTTGAGCTTTCTGAGGAACTGAAGGACATCATGAGACCTTTGTTTCAGAAACATATGGATGATATCATGACTGGACATTTTTCTAAAACCATGATGGAGGATTGGGCCAACGATGATAAAAACCTATTGACTTGGAGAGCGGAAACCGGCGAAACAGCTTTTGAGAAAACACCTGCTGGGGATAATGAAATTACCGAACAGGAATATTATGACAATGGCGTATTGATGGTTGCCATGGTTCGTGCCGGTGTGGAGTTGGCCTATGAGTCCATGACGGAATCAGGTATCATTGGCGAGTCTGCCTATTATGAATCCTTACATGAAACACCGCTGATTGCCAATACCATTGCAAGAAAGAAACTGTTTGAAATGAACAGGGTTATTTCAGATACGGCAGAATATGGCTGTTATTTGTTCGATCACGCCTGTAAACCGTTGTTGGCGGATTTTATGAAGAAAATTGATGTTGATGTCATAGGTAAGCACTATGGTGAAGGTGAGGACAATGATGTGGACAATGCGAAACTGATAGCGGTCAACAAACAATTACGGGAACATCCTGTGGAAATTGTAGGCGCGCGCTTGAGGGAGTCCATGACCGCAATGAAACCTATAGTATAA
- the ilvN gene encoding acetolactate synthase small subunit, whose protein sequence is MKNEWFTISVYSENNVGLLNRISGIFLKRHINIESLNVSKSEIDHVSKFTIVVNTTEKWVHNIVGQIEKQIEVIKAFYHTDDETIYQESALFKIASNLLFDERQIQNIIKESNSQIVTVSREFFVLAKSGRRYEIDEMYDQLKPFGIMQFVRSGRISVTKDEMQISTLLKEFQHN, encoded by the coding sequence ATGAAAAATGAATGGTTTACAATTTCAGTGTATTCCGAGAATAATGTGGGTTTGCTCAATAGGATATCCGGAATATTCTTAAAAAGACACATTAATATAGAAAGTCTAAACGTTTCAAAATCGGAGATTGACCACGTGTCCAAATTTACGATTGTGGTAAACACCACGGAGAAATGGGTTCATAATATCGTCGGACAAATAGAAAAGCAGATAGAGGTAATAAAGGCTTTTTATCATACTGATGACGAAACCATTTATCAGGAATCCGCTCTTTTTAAGATTGCCTCCAATCTATTGTTCGATGAAAGACAGATTCAAAATATTATCAAGGAGAGTAATTCACAAATCGTCACGGTTTCAAGGGAGTTTTTTGTATTGGCAAAAAGCGGAAGGAGATATGAGATAGACGAGATGTACGATCAATTGAAGCCATTTGGAATAATGCAGTTTGTAAGGTCCGGTCGTATTTCGGTAACCAAGGATGAAATGCAAATCTCCACCTTGTTAAAAGAGTTTCAACACAATTAA
- a CDS encoding O-methyltransferase codes for MNDYNVRDIPKVYKAIQDKSDEIGFTMPSDVYAGTMLKTLVSSKPEARVLELGTGIGLSLSWMIDGMDKESKLISVDNDPELIEIANSFFSDDDRVTLVCEDGADWILNYEGAKFDLIFADAWPGKYSQLEETLALLKVGGFYVIDDMSAQPNWPEGHENNVEALLDLLEDRGDLNLTKMNWSTGIVLAVKTK; via the coding sequence ATGAACGATTACAACGTACGGGATATACCGAAGGTTTATAAGGCGATACAGGATAAATCCGATGAAATTGGGTTTACGATGCCCTCAGATGTGTATGCTGGTACCATGTTGAAAACTTTGGTCAGTTCCAAACCGGAAGCTAGGGTATTGGAATTAGGAACCGGTATCGGTTTAAGTTTATCCTGGATGATCGATGGAATGGATAAGGAATCGAAGTTGATTTCTGTGGATAATGATCCCGAGCTCATTGAGATTGCCAATTCGTTTTTTAGTGACGATGATAGGGTAACCTTGGTTTGTGAAGATGGTGCGGACTGGATTTTGAATTATGAGGGAGCCAAGTTCGATTTGATTTTTGCCGATGCTTGGCCAGGAAAATATAGCCAATTGGAAGAAACCCTGGCTTTGTTAAAAGTAGGCGGGTTTTATGTGATCGACGATATGTCGGCTCAGCCCAATTGGCCCGAAGGGCATGAAAATAATGTAGAGGCACTACTTGACCTTTTGGAAGATAGGGGGGATTTAAATTTGACTAAAATGAACTGGTCAACGGGTATCGTGCTGGCCGTAAAAACAAAATAA
- the ilvB gene encoding biosynthetic-type acetolactate synthase large subunit: METLKEKKKAQQTKESIKISGAEAIIHCLLAEGADLIYGYPGGAIMPVYDELYKFQDRLTHILTRHEQGATHAAQGYARVSGRVGVAMATSGPGATNLVTGLADAQIDSTPLVCITGQVTRELLGSDAFQETDIIGISTPVTKWNYQITKASEIPEVMAKAFYIAKSGRPGPVLVDITKNAQIEEVDFSYKPCTGVRSYKPVPKPDANTIKQAADLINNAKKPLIVWGQGVILGKAENELKEFVEKAGIPAAWTIMGASALDSEHPLNVGMVGMHGNYGPNVLTNECDVLIAIGMRFDDRVTGRLTDYAKQAKVIHFEIDPAEVNKNVHAHVAVLGNSKETLGMILPLINSNSHTEWHNLFIEKYQIEYDTIIKNDLHPTKEGLTMGEVIHEINLASDQKAVIVTDVGQHQMIGCRYAKFKESKSNITSGGLGTMGFALPAAIGAKMGAMDREVVAIIGDGGYQMTIQELGVIFQHNVPVKIVVLNNDHLGMVRQWQELFFDRRYASTVMTNPDFVKIAEGYHIEAKRVTERKDLKSTIQEMMASKNPYFLEVKVEKEDNVFPMIPSGAAVSEIRLK; the protein is encoded by the coding sequence ATGGAAACATTAAAAGAGAAAAAGAAAGCGCAACAAACAAAGGAATCCATTAAAATTAGTGGTGCGGAAGCTATAATTCATTGTTTGTTGGCAGAAGGAGCCGATTTAATATATGGTTATCCGGGAGGTGCCATTATGCCAGTTTATGATGAACTCTATAAATTTCAGGATAGGTTAACACATATCTTGACAAGACACGAGCAGGGAGCGACACATGCCGCACAGGGTTATGCCAGGGTATCGGGAAGAGTGGGTGTTGCAATGGCAACTTCCGGTCCCGGAGCTACAAACTTAGTAACGGGTTTGGCGGATGCCCAGATAGACTCAACACCTTTGGTCTGTATTACGGGCCAAGTAACTAGGGAACTATTGGGTTCCGATGCTTTTCAGGAAACGGATATTATTGGTATCTCCACACCTGTGACCAAATGGAACTACCAAATCACCAAAGCTTCTGAAATTCCAGAGGTTATGGCCAAGGCTTTCTATATTGCAAAGTCCGGTCGTCCAGGTCCGGTTCTTGTGGATATCACCAAAAATGCGCAAATAGAGGAAGTGGACTTTAGCTACAAACCCTGTACCGGGGTTAGGAGTTACAAGCCGGTTCCAAAACCGGATGCCAATACCATTAAACAGGCAGCCGATTTAATTAATAATGCAAAAAAACCATTAATTGTTTGGGGTCAAGGAGTTATTCTTGGTAAAGCGGAAAATGAGTTGAAGGAATTTGTGGAGAAAGCTGGTATACCCGCAGCATGGACAATCATGGGGGCTTCTGCCTTGGATTCTGAACATCCATTGAATGTTGGTATGGTGGGCATGCATGGAAATTATGGACCCAACGTATTGACCAATGAGTGCGATGTATTGATAGCTATAGGAATGCGCTTTGATGATCGTGTTACGGGAAGACTAACGGACTATGCAAAACAGGCCAAGGTGATTCATTTTGAAATCGACCCTGCAGAGGTCAATAAGAATGTTCATGCACACGTTGCGGTATTGGGTAACTCAAAGGAAACTTTGGGTATGATCTTACCCTTGATAAATTCAAATTCCCATACGGAATGGCACAATCTTTTTATTGAAAAGTATCAGATAGAATATGATACCATTATTAAAAATGATCTTCATCCTACTAAGGAAGGCCTAACCATGGGTGAGGTAATCCATGAAATCAATTTGGCTTCGGACCAAAAAGCCGTTATCGTTACCGATGTAGGGCAGCACCAAATGATCGGATGTAGATATGCAAAATTCAAGGAGTCTAAAAGTAACATTACCTCAGGCGGATTGGGCACTATGGGTTTTGCACTTCCGGCGGCCATTGGTGCCAAAATGGGTGCTATGGATAGGGAAGTGGTTGCCATCATTGGTGATGGTGGTTACCAAATGACGATTCAGGAATTAGGGGTCATTTTTCAGCATAACGTTCCCGTGAAAATTGTAGTTCTTAACAATGATCACTTGGGAATGGTACGTCAATGGCAGGAATTGTTCTTTGACCGGCGATACGCCTCTACGGTAATGACCAACCCGGATTTTGTTAAAATTGCCGAAGGGTATCATATTGAAGCAAAACGAGTAACGGAGAGAAAGGATTTAAAGAGCACGATTCAGGAAATGATGGCTTCAAAAAATCCATATTTCCTTGAGGTCAAAGTAGAAAAAGAAGACAATGTATTCCCAATGATACCTTCTGGAGCGGCGGTGTCCGAGATTAGATTGAAATAA